The Pseudomonadota bacterium genome window below encodes:
- a CDS encoding cytochrome P450 translates to MAAPTMDHLELTDLSDPIMFTNPFPRYAELRRNAPVSRVRSKQLARKGGYLLARYDDVMMLHTDKRFSNDFMINGRPGLMKLMPRMFRLLADSMVFKDDPDHKRLRGLVNKAFTPKMVQRMADDIERTVAVLLDDLDGRDVVDLVGQYAVPLPLSVISEMLGVSDADRDQFHMWMQRFSEGAVAGPIQLIRALPNGQRMMRLFERLAEQRRAQPDDRLISALVRANEEGDHLNDQEVLAMIFLLLLAGHDTIANLIGSAALALLDNPEQLMRLRENPALIDTAVEELLRYTTPVPCGAARITLEDVEVAGVTIPKGSNVLGMIISANRDEGVFDHPDVLDLGRNPNRHITFAFGAHFCLGSQLARLEGRTALAALVQRFEHIELAVPRSELRYKPTHSLRGLRSLPLRLR, encoded by the coding sequence CCGTGTCACGTGTCAGGTCAAAACAGCTCGCGCGGAAGGGCGGCTACCTCCTCGCTCGCTACGACGACGTGATGATGCTCCACACCGACAAGCGGTTCTCGAACGACTTCATGATCAACGGCCGTCCCGGTTTGATGAAGCTCATGCCCCGGATGTTCCGCCTGCTGGCCGACAGCATGGTCTTCAAGGACGACCCGGACCACAAGCGGCTGCGTGGTCTCGTCAACAAGGCGTTCACCCCGAAGATGGTCCAACGCATGGCGGACGACATCGAGCGGACCGTCGCCGTGCTCCTCGATGATCTGGATGGCCGTGACGTCGTCGACCTGGTGGGGCAGTACGCCGTACCCCTTCCCCTGTCGGTGATCTCCGAGATGCTCGGTGTCAGTGACGCCGACCGCGACCAGTTCCACATGTGGATGCAGCGGTTCTCCGAGGGTGCCGTCGCGGGCCCGATCCAGCTCATCCGTGCGCTTCCGAACGGGCAGCGGATGATGCGGCTGTTCGAGCGACTCGCCGAGCAGCGTCGGGCCCAGCCCGATGATCGGCTCATATCAGCCCTAGTGCGGGCCAACGAGGAAGGCGACCACCTCAACGATCAGGAGGTCCTGGCGATGATCTTCCTGCTGTTGCTCGCCGGTCACGACACCATCGCGAACCTCATCGGCAGTGCCGCGCTCGCGCTCCTCGACAACCCTGAGCAGCTGATGCGTCTGCGAGAGAACCCGGCACTGATCGACACCGCCGTCGAGGAGCTCCTCCGCTACACCACTCCGGTGCCGTGCGGCGCGGCCCGGATCACCTTGGAGGATGTCGAGGTCGCAGGCGTGACCATCCCGAAGGGGAGCAACGTGCTCGGGATGATCATCTCCGCCAATCGTGACGAAGGCGTGTTCGACCACCCGGACGTGCTCGACCTCGGTCGCAACCCGAACCGTCACATCACGTTCGCGTTCGGGGCGCACTTCTGCCTCGGCAGCCAGCTGGCCCGCCTCGAAGGCAGGACGGCGCTCGCCGCGTTGGTGCAGCGGTTCGAGCACATCGAGCTGGCCGTCCCCCGCTCGGAACTGCGGTACAAGCCGACGCATTCGCTGCGCGGGTTGCGCAGCCTGCCGCTCAGGTTGCGGTGA